A region from the Tahibacter amnicola genome encodes:
- a CDS encoding polymorphic toxin-type HINT domain-containing protein, whose product MWLTHCRLRGVLLGTLNQRCAVYACPPDPGSGLTMPPAATNSIYPAEWEGFPVYDMYGLGASAAKPNLSDFDPSTYHMDQLKFVQTGASSVAVRLVTTNLVSQLTSINRVSRSEDLHGDGMADLVTGMGCSGVKRTINAGNYDGCKVVGDGNWGPATVQTESGTVATSYFKDHFVPYVNHNLGVKSGTGNATTPTGPGARAPSAEPGVILPELLAKVVNGVGDHAQWLYLPLSTTRESDDFPPLYSLPSTHGYVDKRHFYFRSSMPVVSAFLQGREGMPFAAGSIDAHRSAVYAYSEAMYNNGGRGFQGFRKVISGNAADRTNLQSRTETIFHQKFPLTGRIESVRTTTPTGTLLGKSSTTWACTRSNRGACTLGDALAVPTGTTVYRPFVDRQIDEAYEAGTKISTNTTDYAAAGATRSGWDDGSDTSVYGNLIDHVVTLKDEGPSAFVQEQTTATHVELESADIANWWVDRIKSETVTGSITYTGTHPMPAGASAPSHSVKTEYTWRPTTRLPKTQTIQSGVADQAAKTEFTYPDELPTALTNYGSPAQLTMTAVGLEAAQSPTRTTTFTYTKGGTVAEPDGYFPYSITNANNRTVTTTVNPADGQPIAATDANGNVLHSTYDAFGRATHVEHRSSTGQLIGSAIDTSIQPCNGATCTGAIIGNNTNATTAAWRVTTVHPGYPTMITWHDRLGRVIKQAQRGFSGTLIQTHTAYDDMGKVSAQSTPYMDGGVPYETLTMYDRLGRPTTKVGPGAELDPTHGNVVTEYFYSSRTTRIVVHAASVSLDVGSNCPATASNLCMDMTRTVDSRGQILHTKDANGGITKFWSDANGKVVAIQDPELIVSTSTYDALGRRVGMSDADQGTWQVRMNAFGELLSQTDARGAVNTVTQRDALGRVKQSRIVPPASLPQGLSNDVFQDDYTYDPANAIGMVHEVTRRRGSNRNNPGANPVVWKTIHAYDAFGRPNGATTTITEGAAVTLTHSTTYDDFSRPSVYTYPSGLAVETTYNPIGHRETLKKVGATTPYWKATAANSWGHITGEMVTASPSLVLTGTHEDYGSTGQSKTITWKQGATAVDKVSYTYDSFGNLASQGRTPQGASVATELYEYDKLQRLTKATANGLPVKYAYSASGNIRKKTDFSADSDTAYTYNQNGCGPHGASSVALSGGGTQQYFCDANGNVIRGTNLTVLVDAENRPKTISRTSANPDVIFKYGFEGPAEVSSPSGTDSWAYSPLGERTYSVTSRGARYFGDAGYERMGTTHIHELGPVIVTKTGATETVAVALRDRLGSTIASIDASNNHRRAYDAFGKARNADFTDRGGTLNLPNTIHGFTKHEHADDVALIHMGGRVYDYNLGRFLAVDPVIQAAMHSQSLNPYSYIMNNPLAGHDPSGYQSCGEVSIDQGGAGSCTVEKNGKTITVTYAIGSEKVVLGNANQMSAVSAAAGSGSMQSNGAERQSTTKPSTPIADKGGVNSKTPERTLAGKASHMMFPYTTEMGERGVEGTWGDTVTGATRAAYNLTGTTTSLMNPISAMQFLAGYGFQETEISDKEVSGAAAFEILSTLLPSARAYGAVRGMARGAARGAEGGVARALAGAACCCFPAGTPVWTETGPVPIEKIVVGQLVYARDPVTGETALKPVTQLINTKQKPLFELSVRDADGMITPIRATDDHPFWVKHRGWVTVEHLLSGMVLVDLDNRDLVLEHVGRNGQLEVTYNFSVADFHTYFAGQQKLFVHNDCACAASSRAARREVMRKAGIPTSQTPRSQSRNASGYEYSYDIPTGNGPLRMSVQQQTMDRSHIGQPHWEAGKVKVDLGIVQMNKYRRPALMNNGKQKVDYSAED is encoded by the coding sequence TTGTGGCTGACGCATTGTAGACTACGCGGCGTTTTGTTAGGCACTCTAAACCAGCGCTGCGCCGTCTATGCGTGCCCACCGGATCCCGGCTCCGGATTGACGATGCCGCCAGCGGCAACGAACTCGATCTATCCCGCAGAATGGGAAGGGTTTCCCGTTTATGACATGTATGGGCTAGGCGCCAGCGCTGCCAAGCCCAATCTGTCGGATTTCGATCCCAGCACCTACCACATGGATCAGCTCAAGTTCGTGCAGACAGGTGCGAGCTCGGTTGCGGTCAGGCTGGTTACGACCAACCTCGTGTCACAGCTGACCTCGATCAATCGGGTATCGCGCTCGGAAGACTTGCACGGCGACGGGATGGCTGACCTCGTCACCGGCATGGGCTGCTCGGGCGTCAAGCGCACGATCAACGCCGGCAACTACGACGGATGCAAGGTCGTCGGCGACGGCAACTGGGGCCCTGCGACGGTACAAACCGAAAGCGGCACGGTGGCGACAAGCTACTTCAAGGACCACTTCGTACCGTACGTCAACCACAATCTCGGCGTGAAATCCGGTACCGGCAATGCCACGACACCCACAGGTCCCGGCGCGCGCGCGCCCTCAGCGGAGCCGGGTGTGATTCTTCCAGAGCTGCTCGCCAAGGTCGTCAACGGCGTTGGCGATCACGCCCAGTGGCTCTACCTGCCGCTCTCGACAACGAGAGAATCGGACGATTTTCCGCCGCTGTATTCGTTGCCGTCGACCCATGGTTACGTCGATAAACGGCACTTCTACTTTCGCAGTTCCATGCCAGTCGTCAGCGCTTTCCTGCAGGGCCGGGAAGGGATGCCGTTTGCGGCGGGCAGCATCGACGCCCACCGCAGCGCGGTCTACGCCTATTCCGAAGCGATGTACAACAACGGCGGCCGCGGATTCCAAGGATTCCGCAAGGTCATCTCCGGCAATGCCGCTGATCGGACCAACCTCCAGTCGCGAACGGAAACCATCTTCCATCAGAAGTTTCCGCTGACGGGCCGTATCGAATCGGTGCGGACAACGACGCCAACCGGCACGCTCCTGGGCAAATCCAGTACGACCTGGGCCTGTACCCGCAGCAACCGTGGCGCCTGCACGCTGGGCGACGCTCTGGCGGTACCGACCGGCACGACGGTCTACCGGCCGTTCGTCGACAGGCAGATCGACGAAGCCTACGAGGCGGGAACGAAAATCAGCACCAACACCACCGATTACGCAGCCGCCGGCGCAACCCGATCCGGGTGGGACGATGGTTCCGACACCAGTGTCTACGGCAATCTGATTGACCACGTGGTAACGCTCAAGGACGAAGGTCCCAGCGCTTTTGTTCAAGAGCAGACGACTGCCACGCACGTTGAGCTCGAATCCGCCGACATCGCTAACTGGTGGGTCGATCGTATCAAGTCAGAAACCGTCACCGGGTCCATCACCTACACCGGAACGCATCCGATGCCCGCCGGCGCATCGGCGCCATCGCACTCAGTCAAGACCGAATACACGTGGCGTCCGACAACGCGCCTGCCGAAAACGCAAACGATACAAAGTGGCGTAGCGGATCAAGCGGCGAAAACCGAGTTCACCTATCCGGACGAACTGCCGACGGCGTTGACCAACTACGGATCGCCGGCGCAGTTGACCATGACGGCCGTCGGCCTGGAAGCGGCACAAAGCCCGACCCGAACCACGACATTCACTTACACCAAGGGTGGAACGGTGGCCGAGCCGGACGGCTATTTTCCGTACTCAATCACGAACGCAAACAATCGCACGGTTACCACAACCGTTAACCCGGCGGACGGCCAACCGATCGCCGCGACGGATGCCAACGGCAACGTCCTGCATTCCACGTATGACGCCTTCGGCCGCGCCACGCATGTTGAGCACCGCAGCAGCACGGGCCAGCTGATCGGCTCGGCGATCGATACGTCGATCCAGCCGTGTAACGGCGCGACCTGCACCGGCGCCATCATCGGTAACAACACCAACGCCACTACGGCGGCATGGCGTGTAACGACCGTACATCCCGGCTACCCGACGATGATCACGTGGCACGACCGTCTGGGCCGGGTCATCAAGCAAGCGCAGCGCGGATTCAGTGGCACGCTGATCCAGACGCATACGGCCTATGACGACATGGGTAAGGTATCGGCGCAGAGTACGCCCTACATGGACGGTGGCGTCCCCTACGAAACGCTGACCATGTACGACCGCCTTGGTCGCCCCACGACCAAGGTGGGTCCAGGGGCCGAACTGGATCCGACACACGGCAATGTCGTCACGGAGTATTTCTATTCCAGCCGCACGACTCGCATCGTGGTGCACGCAGCAAGCGTCAGCCTAGACGTCGGATCCAACTGTCCTGCCACAGCATCCAATCTGTGCATGGACATGACACGCACGGTCGACAGCCGCGGCCAGATACTCCACACCAAGGACGCTAACGGCGGCATCACGAAGTTCTGGAGCGATGCCAACGGCAAGGTCGTGGCGATCCAGGATCCGGAGCTGATCGTCAGCACATCGACCTACGATGCCCTCGGCCGGCGGGTCGGCATGTCCGACGCCGATCAAGGCACCTGGCAAGTTCGCATGAACGCCTTCGGCGAGCTCCTGAGCCAGACGGACGCCCGCGGCGCCGTCAACACTGTAACGCAGCGCGACGCATTGGGCCGTGTCAAACAGAGCCGCATCGTCCCTCCGGCGTCGCTACCGCAGGGGCTCAGCAATGACGTTTTCCAGGACGACTACACGTACGACCCGGCCAATGCCATCGGCATGGTCCACGAAGTCACCCGTCGCCGCGGCAGCAACCGGAACAATCCAGGCGCCAATCCGGTGGTCTGGAAGACTATCCATGCCTATGACGCGTTCGGGCGTCCCAATGGCGCCACGACCACCATTACCGAAGGCGCGGCGGTCACGCTGACGCACAGCACGACGTACGACGACTTTAGCCGCCCCAGTGTCTACACCTATCCCAGCGGATTGGCTGTTGAAACGACGTATAACCCGATCGGCCATCGCGAAACGCTGAAGAAGGTCGGTGCCACTACGCCTTATTGGAAGGCGACCGCGGCCAATTCCTGGGGTCACATTACCGGGGAGATGGTCACGGCGAGCCCTTCGCTCGTGCTCACCGGCACTCACGAGGACTACGGTAGTACCGGCCAATCCAAGACCATAACCTGGAAGCAGGGGGCGACGGCCGTCGACAAGGTCAGCTACACCTATGACAGCTTCGGCAATCTCGCCAGCCAGGGCCGTACCCCGCAAGGCGCAAGTGTTGCCACCGAGCTGTATGAATACGACAAGCTGCAGCGACTGACCAAAGCCACCGCCAACGGCCTGCCGGTGAAGTATGCCTATTCTGCCAGCGGCAATATCCGCAAGAAGACCGACTTCAGCGCCGACAGCGACACCGCTTACACCTACAACCAGAACGGTTGCGGACCACACGGTGCTTCCAGCGTCGCCCTGTCCGGTGGTGGCACGCAGCAGTACTTCTGCGACGCCAACGGCAACGTCATCCGTGGCACGAATCTCACCGTGCTGGTGGATGCGGAGAACCGTCCGAAGACCATCAGCCGAACCAGTGCCAATCCGGACGTGATCTTCAAGTACGGCTTCGAAGGCCCCGCCGAGGTCAGTTCACCCAGCGGCACCGATAGCTGGGCCTACAGCCCCCTCGGCGAGCGCACCTACAGCGTCACCAGCCGCGGGGCACGCTACTTCGGCGACGCGGGCTACGAGCGCATGGGCACCACGCACATCCACGAACTCGGCCCCGTCATTGTTACCAAGACTGGCGCCACCGAAACCGTTGCCGTTGCCCTGCGCGACCGCCTCGGTTCCACTATCGCCAGCATCGACGCCAGCAACAACCATCGCCGCGCCTACGACGCCTTCGGCAAGGCCCGCAACGCCGACTTCACCGACCGCGGCGGAACACTCAATCTGCCCAACACCATCCACGGCTTCACCAAGCATGAACACGCCGACGACGTTGCACTGATCCATATGGGCGGGCGTGTGTATGACTACAACCTGGGACGATTCTTGGCGGTGGACCCAGTGATTCAGGCGGCCATGCACTCGCAGTCGCTCAATCCCTACAGCTACATCATGAACAATCCGCTGGCCGGGCACGATCCGAGTGGCTACCAGTCCTGCGGCGAAGTGAGTATCGATCAGGGCGGCGCGGGCAGCTGCACGGTTGAGAAGAATGGGAAGACCATTACCGTCACCTATGCCATTGGTAGCGAAAAAGTAGTGCTGGGCAACGCCAATCAGATGAGCGCTGTCAGCGCTGCCGCTGGCAGCGGCAGCATGCAGTCAAATGGCGCCGAACGCCAATCTACGACCAAACCGTCGACCCCAATCGCCGACAAGGGCGGCGTGAACTCCAAGACACCAGAGCGAACGTTAGCTGGAAAGGCGTCGCACATGATGTTCCCGTACACGACGGAGATGGGCGAACGCGGTGTGGAAGGTACATGGGGTGACACAGTCACTGGCGCAACACGTGCCGCCTACAATCTCACCGGCACAACGACCTCTCTGATGAACCCCATTTCTGCCATGCAGTTCCTGGCGGGCTACGGATTCCAGGAGACCGAGATCAGCGACAAGGAGGTTAGTGGCGCGGCCGCTTTCGAGATCTTGTCCACCCTTCTCCCATCGGCACGTGCCTATGGTGCGGTACGTGGAATGGCCCGGGGAGCTGCCCGCGGTGCGGAAGGGGGCGTAGCCCGCGCGCTGGCTGGTGCGGCGTGTTGTTGCTTTCCGGCGGGTACGCCGGTTTGGACGGAGACGGGCCCGGTACCCATTGAGAAAATAGTGGTTGGACAGTTGGTGTATGCACGGGACCCAGTGACAGGCGAGACCGCGCTCAAGCCGGTCACTCAACTGATAAATACAAAACAAAAGCCCTTGTTCGAGCTCTCAGTTCGCGACGCTGACGGCATGATTACTCCGATACGCGCAACGGACGACCACCCGTTTTGGGTCAAACATCGTGGTTGGGTAACCGTCGAGCACCTGCTCTCCGGAATGGTCCTTGTTGATCTGGACAACCGGGATCTAGTACTTGAGCATGTAGGTAGGAATGGACAGCTTGAAGTCACGTACAACTTTTCAGTTGCCGATTTCCACACCTACTTTGCCGGTCAGCAGAAGCTATTCGTACATAATGACTGCGCTTGCGCAGCGAGCTCCAGAGCGGCGCGCCGAGAAGTCATGCGGAAGGCAGGAATTCCGACAAGCCAGACTCCACGGTCGCAATCGAGAAACGCATCTGGATACGAATACTCCTACGACATTCCCACGGGAAACGGACCACTCCGAATGAGCGTCCAACAGCAGACCATGGATCGTAGCCATATCGGTCAACCACACTGGGAGGCAGGCAAAGTCAAAGTGGACCTTGGAATAGTGCAAATGAATAAATACAGACGCCCTGCCTTGATGAACAATGGCAAGCAGAAGGTCGACTACTCTGCGGAGGATTAA
- a CDS encoding SpvB/TcaC N-terminal domain-containing protein encodes MQPSHWRSLGLALFGFAVPVLASVQVTSFTVDTSGPDVFVPNGGMSPFYEATEDLGTHYATVGSLTGEARTEGGAAAYTFPIVVPPGRLGMQPALSMNYSSRTGEGVAGLGWSLSGLSAISRCGHTPEQDGQTRGVQFDANDKLCLDGQRLVAVAGTYGQTGAEYRTEVDSFARITQFGSIASGASCFTVEDKSGRILHLGGKVSANTCTNTGASVTPSGAPAPLTWMVARTQDRVGNFQSYAYSDVGNGEVLLASVTYTGFDATEGDRSVVFQWQTRSQASGGINPEIGSSYQAKGLSLQTRVIQAITTKVGATAIRTYTPSYKASAYSGRLLLTQWQECAGTVCHPATTFTMTEGNMDFRIRSLAAWNIDTSQLLAAGIERSPYNMRPIGDLDGDGTREVVADVQSGTSTRNYLVQLKDDRVTRTAVELTGKLGEGFTDIDNDGRSEIIDNEGGKVVFRVWNLPRGAIATTNALRTVPSNIAEIYNQSSSFAADYNGDGRVDIGITKAAPTCSGGGKGFFVFTNNTPSGALTTQATFAVPAAPLVCLADSLANGVITRDSVTHVADFDGNGLPDLFLQRETGSAGSLQHAFHGIAMTQGSGSVISATTKSCTQLGLVSSNDEMTDECQWSRGYLTRWLDVNADGLDDLVFARRTKNWVVRFNKGGVLASAIDTGSNIGLELQGNGLTFRYANRTPVMDVDSDGKSDVLVVSHQRKFAVKMCIVADVPASPDGCRGLQIDEAALRVPNKTVQSHASRSMSKRAIRRPDRFQGGAHTGCEGV; translated from the coding sequence ATGCAACCCAGCCATTGGCGATCCCTGGGGCTCGCCTTGTTCGGATTCGCTGTGCCAGTTCTGGCCAGCGTGCAAGTCACCTCCTTTACTGTCGACACCAGCGGACCTGACGTCTTCGTTCCCAATGGCGGAATGAGTCCGTTCTACGAGGCCACGGAAGATCTGGGGACGCATTACGCGACGGTTGGCTCGCTGACGGGTGAGGCCCGTACAGAAGGCGGTGCGGCGGCATATACGTTCCCGATTGTCGTGCCACCGGGCCGTCTGGGCATGCAGCCAGCGCTGTCGATGAACTACAGCAGCCGAACCGGTGAGGGCGTGGCGGGTCTGGGTTGGTCGCTATCCGGATTGAGCGCGATCTCGCGCTGCGGCCACACGCCGGAACAAGATGGCCAGACGCGCGGCGTGCAGTTCGATGCGAACGACAAACTGTGCCTGGATGGTCAGCGTCTTGTAGCCGTCGCCGGAACGTATGGCCAAACCGGCGCCGAATATCGGACGGAAGTCGACAGTTTCGCCCGGATCACGCAGTTTGGTTCGATTGCCAGCGGCGCCAGTTGTTTTACCGTCGAGGATAAATCCGGCCGCATCCTGCATTTGGGCGGTAAGGTCAGCGCCAATACCTGTACGAACACCGGCGCCAGCGTCACCCCGTCCGGCGCACCTGCGCCCCTCACGTGGATGGTCGCCCGCACGCAGGACCGCGTCGGCAATTTCCAGAGTTACGCCTACTCCGATGTCGGCAACGGCGAAGTGCTGCTGGCAAGCGTCACCTACACGGGATTCGACGCCACCGAAGGCGATCGGTCCGTTGTCTTTCAATGGCAGACGCGCTCACAGGCCAGCGGAGGAATCAATCCGGAAATCGGTTCGAGCTACCAGGCCAAAGGGCTGTCGCTGCAGACCCGAGTGATTCAAGCCATCACCACGAAGGTGGGGGCGACGGCGATCCGGACCTACACGCCGAGCTACAAGGCGTCCGCCTATTCCGGTCGCCTGCTGCTGACACAGTGGCAGGAATGCGCCGGCACCGTCTGCCATCCGGCGACCACGTTCACAATGACCGAAGGCAACATGGATTTTCGGATCCGCTCGCTGGCGGCGTGGAATATCGACACCAGCCAGCTCCTTGCTGCGGGCATCGAACGGTCTCCCTACAACATGCGCCCGATCGGCGACCTGGATGGCGACGGCACGCGCGAAGTGGTGGCGGACGTGCAGAGCGGCACGAGCACGCGCAACTATCTCGTGCAGCTCAAGGACGACCGCGTTACACGCACCGCGGTGGAGCTCACCGGCAAGCTGGGCGAAGGTTTCACCGACATAGATAACGACGGCCGTTCCGAGATCATCGACAACGAGGGGGGCAAGGTCGTATTTCGCGTGTGGAATCTCCCCCGCGGGGCTATTGCGACCACGAACGCGCTCAGGACGGTACCGAGCAACATCGCGGAAATCTACAACCAGAGCAGCTCTTTCGCCGCCGACTACAACGGTGACGGTCGCGTTGATATCGGCATCACCAAGGCGGCGCCGACCTGCTCCGGTGGTGGCAAGGGCTTTTTCGTCTTCACCAATAACACGCCGTCCGGCGCACTGACGACGCAAGCGACGTTCGCGGTGCCTGCCGCGCCGCTGGTCTGCCTGGCCGACAGTCTTGCCAACGGTGTGATCACCCGCGATTCCGTCACCCACGTTGCCGACTTCGATGGCAACGGCCTTCCCGACCTGTTCCTCCAGCGCGAGACAGGGTCAGCAGGTTCGCTCCAGCACGCCTTTCATGGCATCGCAATGACGCAGGGATCGGGTAGCGTGATCAGCGCAACGACCAAATCGTGCACGCAACTCGGGCTCGTCAGCAGCAACGACGAGATGACCGACGAATGCCAGTGGAGCCGTGGTTACCTCACGCGCTGGCTGGATGTGAACGCGGATGGATTGGACGACCTGGTGTTTGCGCGTCGCACGAAGAACTGGGTCGTTCGCTTCAACAAAGGGGGAGTCCTGGCGAGCGCCATCGATACCGGCTCCAACATTGGCCTGGAATTGCAAGGTAACGGACTGACTTTCCGCTACGCCAACCGCACGCCCGTCATGGATGTGGACAGCGACGGCAAGTCGGACGTGCTCGTCGTCTCCCACCAGCGAAAGTTTGCGGTGAAGATGTGCATCGTGGCCGATGTCCCCGCGTCGCCCGATGGCTGCCGCGGATTGCAGATTGACGAGGCGGCATTAAGAGTGCCTAACAAAACCGTTCAATCGCACGCCAGCAGATCAATGAGCAAGCGAGCAATCCGAAGGCCAGATAGATTTCAGGGCGGCGCTCATACCGGATGCGAAGGCGTTTGA
- a CDS encoding IS5 family transposase (programmed frameshift) translates to MSKLEIKDDLWDVIRRLLPPEPDRPKGGRPRVPDRAAINGIVFVLRTGIPWEHLPLRLGYGSGMTCWRRLRDWQQSGVWDRLHKELLRRLRSYDQIDMSRVSVDAASVPSPPGGEETGPNPTDRGKLGCKRHVAVDARGTPLSFLISGANTHDSKCFEAVVNALPAVGGLRGRPRRWPDKVHADKGYDYEHCRHALRHRGIVQRIARRGVESSQRLGKHRWVVERTFAWLNRFKRLRIRYERRPEIYLAFGLLACSLICWRAIERFC, encoded by the exons ATGAGTAAGCTTGAGATCAAGGACGATCTATGGGACGTGATTCGGCGGCTACTTCCGCCGGAGCCAGATCGCCCGAAAGGTGGTCGGCCAAGAGTGCCGGATCGTGCTGCCATCAACGGCATCGTGTTTGTCCTGAGGACGGGGATTCCATGGGAGCATTTGCCGCTCCGGCTAGGCTATGGATCCGGCATGACCTGCTGGCGACGGCTGCGAGACTGGCAGCAGAGCGGTGTTTGGGATCGATTGCACAAGGAACTGTTGCGGCGGTTGCGTAGCTACGATCAGATCGACATGTCGCGAGTGAGTGTGGATGCAGCGAGTGTTCCTTC TCCCCCGGGCGGGGAGGAAACCGGTCCAAATCCTACCGATCGAGGAAAGTTGGGGTGCAAAAGGCACGTTGCGGTCGATGCCAGGGGCACGCCGCTCTCGTTCCTCATCAGCGGCGCGAACACGCACGACAGCAAGTGCTTCGAAGCCGTAGTCAATGCGTTACCTGCGGTTGGTGGTCTTCGAGGGCGTCCTCGGCGATGGCCAGACAAGGTTCATGCTGACAAGGGATACGACTACGAACATTGCCGACACGCGTTACGGCACCGTGGAATCGTCCAGCGTATCGCTCGGCGAGGCGTCGAATCTAGCCAGCGACTGGGCAAGCATCGTTGGGTCGTCGAAAGAACGTTTGCTTGGCTCAACCGATTCAAACGCCTTCGCATCCGGTATGAGCGCCGCCCTGAAATCTATCTGGCCTTCGGATTGCTCGCTTGCTCATTGATCTGCTGGCGTGCGATTGAACGGTTTTGTTAG
- a CDS encoding glycosyltransferase, translating into MTQDPIKLILNVDAISAPLTGIGVYTRELALGLERHAAIESLKLFSAYRWVDSVQQALAVNHGVQTMRRVLPFKQFALEGYTRLRAGLFKANASRLRDHVLHAPNFVLMPFDGPAVATVHDISYLRYPQFHPRERVRFLERHLPPTLARADAVITDSAFVRDELVTVLGVDPAKLHVVPLGVDPSFRPREADALRPTLARHGVVFEGYLLVVATQEPRKNLERLVTAYAQLPATLRAKVPLIVVGARGWLDAPLARVIEPLEQQGQVRRLGFVTDEDLPLLYAGALGFAFPSVYEGFGLPLLEAMASGVPVLTSNAACMPEVAGDVALRVDPFDVDAISAGLQRLVEDASWRAQARTQGIERAAGYSWTRTVDATIAVYRAAAVRAGAAINALDHHPPGVVRPRAGVALVNFNTADRSLRCVESLLPLRDRVRLVVVDSGSRDSDVRQLRDGLGVLWSESELIASPVNIGFAAGCNRAISRFLGDSDITHVLLLNNDAVATNALVTWVTDHLDGRQSADLAGGRVLKLEAGSDEIDSLGIAFYRSLLASNRLDVAEPYFGPTGGCALYSRAVLDRLLQAHGMVFDEDFFCYAEDTDVAARALLLGFTPQYTDAVLARHEGQASSGGGFNDFILYHGIRNSLWMLLKCVPATVIWRRLPWLLAIHGGIVVRHGLRGKWRVVLRLYRDAFLGVIRMWKKRRVIRHTRVIRARDFAQRVSPRFYDRGYLRNALRELWRWRSP; encoded by the coding sequence ATGACGCAGGATCCGATCAAGCTCATTCTCAATGTCGATGCCATCAGCGCGCCGCTGACGGGCATCGGCGTGTACACCCGCGAACTGGCGTTGGGGCTGGAACGCCATGCGGCGATCGAGTCGCTGAAGCTGTTCTCGGCATACCGCTGGGTCGATAGCGTGCAGCAGGCGCTGGCCGTCAACCACGGCGTGCAGACCATGCGGCGCGTGCTGCCGTTCAAGCAGTTCGCACTGGAAGGCTACACGCGCCTGCGCGCCGGGCTGTTCAAGGCCAATGCCAGCCGCCTGCGCGACCACGTGCTGCACGCGCCGAACTTTGTGCTGATGCCGTTCGACGGCCCGGCCGTAGCCACCGTTCACGATATCTCCTATTTGCGTTATCCCCAATTCCACCCGCGCGAGCGCGTTCGCTTCCTGGAGCGGCACCTGCCGCCGACCCTGGCGCGCGCCGACGCCGTCATCACCGACTCGGCCTTTGTCCGCGACGAACTGGTCACGGTGCTGGGCGTGGATCCAGCCAAGCTGCATGTGGTGCCGCTGGGTGTCGACCCGTCGTTCCGGCCGCGCGAGGCGGATGCACTGCGGCCGACGCTGGCGCGTCACGGTGTGGTTTTCGAAGGGTACCTGCTGGTGGTGGCAACCCAGGAGCCACGCAAGAACCTGGAGCGGCTGGTAACGGCCTACGCGCAACTTCCGGCGACGCTGCGCGCCAAAGTGCCATTGATCGTCGTCGGTGCCCGCGGGTGGCTGGATGCACCGCTCGCGCGCGTCATCGAACCATTGGAGCAGCAAGGCCAGGTGCGGCGCCTGGGTTTCGTCACAGACGAGGACCTCCCGCTCCTGTACGCCGGCGCGCTCGGCTTTGCCTTTCCCTCGGTCTACGAAGGCTTCGGCCTGCCACTGCTCGAAGCCATGGCCAGCGGCGTACCCGTATTGACCTCCAATGCCGCCTGCATGCCCGAAGTGGCCGGCGATGTGGCGCTGCGGGTCGATCCATTCGATGTCGATGCGATCAGCGCAGGACTTCAGCGTCTGGTCGAGGACGCGTCCTGGCGCGCGCAGGCGCGCACCCAGGGCATCGAGCGCGCCGCCGGATACAGCTGGACACGCACCGTCGATGCCACCATCGCTGTGTACCGGGCCGCTGCAGTACGCGCGGGCGCTGCCATTAACGCGCTGGATCACCATCCGCCGGGCGTGGTGCGGCCCCGCGCAGGCGTCGCGCTGGTGAACTTCAACACAGCTGATCGCAGCCTGCGCTGCGTGGAGTCGCTATTGCCGTTGCGCGACCGCGTGCGGCTGGTCGTCGTCGACAGCGGCTCGCGCGATTCCGATGTGCGCCAGCTGCGCGATGGCCTCGGCGTGCTCTGGTCCGAAAGCGAGCTCATCGCCAGCCCGGTCAACATCGGGTTTGCCGCCGGCTGCAACCGCGCCATCAGCCGCTTTCTCGGCGATAGTGACATCACGCATGTCCTGCTGCTCAACAATGACGCCGTGGCTACCAATGCGCTCGTGACCTGGGTGACTGATCACCTGGACGGACGCCAGTCGGCTGATCTGGCGGGCGGACGCGTGCTGAAACTCGAAGCCGGCAGCGACGAGATCGATTCCCTCGGCATCGCTTTCTACCGCAGCCTCCTGGCCTCCAACCGGCTGGATGTCGCCGAACCCTACTTCGGCCCCACCGGCGGTTGCGCCCTGTATTCACGCGCCGTGCTGGACCGCCTGCTGCAGGCGCACGGCATGGTGTTTGACGAAGACTTCTTCTGCTACGCCGAAGATACCGACGTGGCCGCCCGCGCGCTGCTGCTGGGCTTCACGCCCCAGTACACCGATGCGGTGCTCGCCCGCCACGAAGGTCAGGCTTCCAGCGGCGGCGGCTTCAATGACTTCATCCTGTACCACGGCATCCGCAACTCACTCTGGATGTTGCTCAAGTGCGTGCCCGCTACCGTGATCTGGCGCCGTCTGCCCTGGCTCCTGGCCATCCACGGCGGCATCGTCGTCCGCCACGGCCTGCGCGGCAAATGGCGCGTCGTCCTGCGCCTGTACCGCGATGCGTTCCTGGGCGTGATCCGTATGTGGAAAAAGCGCCGCGTCATCCGCCACACCCGCGTCATCCGTGCCCGCGACTTCGCACAGCGCGTCAGCCCCCGCTTCTACGACCGCGGCTACCTGCGCAATGCGTTGCGTGAATTGTGGCGGTGGCGGTCACCGTAG